One segment of Pseudoalteromonas rubra DNA contains the following:
- the murI gene encoding glutamate racemase — protein MPHILVFDSGIGGTSVLEHIRAVLPHADYSYVMDNVLLPYGLQSQQTIQQRLAALIKWLDRDLHPVDIIVIACNTASTYALGSTRQLTSIPIVGVVPAIKPAAIASRSRHIGLLATPATSGNTYTQQLITQFANECQVDLYQSTKLVELAEQFYWSGEIDREQLAAEIKQLELAAGLDHLVLGCTHFPIIAKPLSEAISESVTLIDSGAAIARRVMSLLAQGRITEEPGLPVQCNGVESGITNWYATATQAHNIDRPDVRLFSLDR, from the coding sequence GTGCCACACATTCTCGTTTTTGATTCTGGTATCGGCGGAACCAGCGTGCTTGAGCACATTCGTGCAGTACTGCCTCATGCCGATTATAGCTATGTGATGGACAACGTGCTGCTGCCTTATGGCCTACAGTCCCAGCAGACTATTCAGCAGCGTTTGGCCGCCCTGATAAAGTGGCTCGATCGTGATTTGCATCCGGTCGATATCATAGTGATTGCATGCAACACCGCCTCAACTTATGCATTGGGATCCACTCGTCAGTTAACCTCTATCCCGATTGTCGGAGTTGTGCCTGCCATTAAGCCCGCAGCCATCGCCAGTCGTAGTCGACATATTGGCTTACTGGCGACGCCTGCAACGTCCGGAAATACATACACCCAACAACTCATTACGCAATTCGCGAACGAATGCCAGGTTGATTTGTATCAGTCGACTAAATTGGTTGAGCTGGCTGAGCAGTTTTATTGGTCCGGTGAGATTGACCGTGAGCAGCTTGCCGCTGAGATCAAACAACTTGAACTCGCCGCAGGGCTGGATCACTTAGTCCTGGGATGTACGCACTTTCCTATTATTGCGAAACCTTTGAGTGAGGCCATCTCTGAGTCGGTGACCCTGATTGATTCAGGCGCGGCAATTGCCAGGCGTGTTATGTCTTTATTGGCGCAAGGGCGTATCACTGAAGAACCAGGGTTGCCAGTTCAGTGCAATGGCGTTGAGTCAGGAATAACGAATTGGTACGCGACGGCAACCCAGGCGCATAACATTGATAGACCAGACGTCAGATTGTTCAGCCTTGACCGATAA
- a CDS encoding response regulator transcription factor, translating into MNINVLLVEDDDLLAKRIANHFANTEFQLTLDNTGAQALQLVHNQINEGNPFDMAIVDVVLPATDGLNLAKELNTLTDIGVIMLSSRDTQADRIAGLAQGADDYVCKPVDLLELELRMRALYKRIAGSKGEDESEEFIEYADFKLHPDNRTLINPHGDEARLTEAEHKVLICLIANAGKATSRAKISEEIGQPDWSPSDRTVDVLIGRLRKKLGDEKEQKRIVTVRGKGYMLST; encoded by the coding sequence ATGAACATTAACGTGCTTCTGGTGGAAGATGACGATCTACTAGCAAAAAGGATCGCAAACCATTTTGCAAATACTGAATTTCAGCTCACGCTGGATAACACCGGTGCACAAGCATTGCAACTCGTTCATAATCAAATCAATGAAGGCAACCCCTTCGACATGGCCATTGTAGATGTTGTATTACCCGCAACGGATGGTCTCAATCTTGCCAAAGAACTCAATACGCTTACCGATATCGGCGTGATCATGCTCTCCAGTCGCGACACACAAGCAGATCGCATTGCTGGTTTAGCTCAGGGCGCGGATGACTACGTCTGTAAACCCGTTGACCTGCTTGAGCTGGAACTTCGAATGCGTGCCCTGTATAAACGTATCGCTGGCAGCAAAGGGGAAGACGAATCTGAAGAATTTATCGAATATGCAGATTTTAAACTTCATCCGGATAACCGGACGCTTATTAATCCGCATGGCGACGAAGCCAGGCTCACAGAAGCGGAGCACAAGGTGCTTATTTGCCTGATTGCGAACGCCGGTAAAGCCACTTCCAGAGCCAAAATTTCAGAAGAAATAGGCCAGCCAGACTGGAGCCCCAGCGACCGAACTGTTGATGTACTTATCGGCAGACTGCGAAAAAAACTCGGCGATGAGAAAGAGCAGAAGCGCATTGTGACGGTTCGTGGCAAAGGCTATATGCTATCCACCTAA
- a CDS encoding DUF5610 domain-containing protein, with protein MKIGQLNQLLNPAMQHNAGKAKSLIPNMSINTDSYHGNKSQAAAKMLDDKLAQALGIEKKEEKDKPLFDFEEIVKNVLGFVQGAVKKAKAAGEDDDTLKSMLDQARKGVQMGIDEASEELKGTGLFNDEIEGGIEKSREGIFNGLDEFEKELFDPKPQQVSVSAAQFASLSNQAEYAFTTAEGDEVVISFSDAMSQSQAASYARNGDSEGFAYGEQSSRELNFSISVNGDLNEDEQAAINDMMKDIRDVSDTFFAGDYDDAFAKVQELGINSEQIVNFTMDLRQTKTSAAIAQYQQSNPMKDLEKALQPLDQRLEGIHDEAKGLGIEAQLPDIMAWINEGQARLNEFLDYAEGFFSALESRQAEKQDQQV; from the coding sequence ATGAAAATCGGACAGTTGAATCAGCTGTTGAATCCGGCGATGCAGCATAACGCGGGTAAAGCTAAATCGCTTATCCCTAATATGTCAATTAATACGGATAGTTACCACGGAAACAAATCTCAGGCAGCGGCAAAAATGCTCGATGATAAACTGGCGCAGGCGCTGGGCATTGAGAAAAAAGAAGAAAAAGACAAGCCGCTGTTTGATTTTGAGGAAATTGTCAAAAATGTACTGGGGTTTGTACAGGGGGCTGTGAAGAAAGCCAAAGCCGCAGGGGAAGATGACGACACACTCAAGAGTATGCTTGATCAAGCACGCAAGGGCGTGCAGATGGGGATTGATGAAGCGTCTGAAGAGTTAAAAGGCACCGGTTTATTCAATGATGAAATTGAAGGTGGGATAGAAAAGTCCAGAGAAGGCATTTTTAACGGCCTGGACGAATTTGAAAAAGAGTTGTTTGATCCTAAGCCCCAGCAAGTGTCTGTTAGTGCCGCTCAGTTTGCCAGCTTATCGAATCAGGCTGAATACGCCTTTACTACAGCAGAAGGCGATGAGGTAGTGATTTCATTCAGTGATGCGATGAGTCAATCTCAGGCTGCCAGTTATGCACGCAACGGTGACAGTGAAGGATTTGCTTATGGTGAGCAGAGCAGTCGTGAACTTAACTTTTCTATCAGTGTGAATGGCGATCTGAATGAAGATGAGCAGGCAGCCATCAACGATATGATGAAAGATATCCGTGATGTCAGTGACACTTTTTTTGCCGGTGATTACGACGATGCCTTTGCCAAAGTGCAGGAGCTGGGTATTAACAGCGAACAAATCGTCAACTTCACCATGGACTTGCGCCAGACTAAAACCTCGGCAGCGATTGCTCAGTATCAGCAAAGTAATCCGATGAAAGATTTGGAAAAAGCATTACAGCCATTGGATCAGCGTTTAGAAGGGATCCATGATGAGGCGAAAGGACTGGGTATAGAAGCTCAGTTACCGGATATTATGGCGTGGATCAACGAGGGCCAGGCACGTCTGAATGAGTTTCTGGATTATGCTGAAGGCTTCTTCAGCGCCCTGGAATCACGTCAAGCTGAGAAGCAAGACCAGCAGGTATAA
- a CDS encoding alpha/beta hydrolase family protein codes for MKLKSVAVLLLSALSTSLSAAPINKQDIQFIGPLGQASTIKPYNTAHQQTIIANLVPSLSGSEKTVSMLGVDAKWQPLSQLNALTMGGLQAMKMEFSVNRFVQGELVLDGIEKAHIFVNGERHSDKMSSTLNLPTGDHQVIIVAEQVADWKKVSVAFNGKTDHDQLLFTDKTTKALSAKQLFDAPVVSAVSVSPDAEHYVTTQKHYQANRGNQALTQTTVFNDDDKVIFTLEGVNASSLAWRQDGEQLVYSQHGQLKTLDLTTLTSRVIAEDLKGASEFAYFNDTSLIFSWSKSPAKDTSLVKHYQGLEDRWSYARTNTQIYLLDIKTGMIQALTEGKQSHTLEDHDAKSNRILTSRAVQDYAAPPHMLTELVEFNLTQGTETVLGQYRTFNEAKYGAKGIYAVAGPDFKNGLGRAVEKDQLTNNYDGQLYWLDQQGAQAKALSKAFNPAIGSINVLSNGDVIAKVTDEDRQQLYLYDVSKDRYTRLKTGLDVVERFSIADNRKPALLVAGTQASVPQQLKQVNIYKNRARTLWDSAPLAYSNSEIAKLEEFNFTNSQGTEIKGRVYLPHNLDKSKQYPALIYYYGGTSPVSRAFTGRYPFNLWAANGYVVYVLQPTGATGFGQRFSAQHVNAWGEQTADDIIKGTQAFLTEYPYVDKNRLGNLGASYGGFMTMLLTTKTDMFSASISHAGISNITSYWGQGWWGYLYSGEASKHSFPWNNAKLYSQHSPVFNADKVTTPLLLLHGDADVNVPVGESHTMYTALKLLGQDVELIEIKGADHQIFARDRRFQWWDTMLAYFDKHLKDQPQWWQHLYGK; via the coding sequence ATGAAGTTAAAATCGGTCGCTGTGCTGCTGTTGTCTGCATTGAGCACATCACTCAGTGCTGCTCCAATCAACAAGCAGGATATTCAATTTATTGGCCCTCTGGGTCAGGCCAGCACAATTAAGCCCTATAATACGGCACATCAACAAACCATAATCGCTAACCTGGTCCCGAGCTTGTCGGGTTCAGAGAAAACCGTGTCTATGCTGGGTGTTGACGCCAAGTGGCAGCCACTGTCTCAGTTAAATGCACTGACTATGGGCGGGCTACAGGCAATGAAAATGGAGTTTTCAGTCAACCGTTTCGTGCAGGGTGAACTGGTGCTGGATGGCATAGAAAAGGCACATATTTTCGTCAATGGTGAACGCCATTCTGACAAGATGTCCTCAACACTCAATTTACCCACCGGCGATCATCAGGTCATCATTGTAGCTGAGCAAGTCGCTGACTGGAAAAAAGTCTCTGTGGCATTCAATGGCAAAACAGACCACGATCAACTGTTGTTTACTGACAAAACAACCAAAGCGCTGTCTGCCAAACAGTTATTCGATGCCCCAGTCGTCAGTGCTGTTTCCGTCTCACCGGATGCTGAGCATTATGTCACGACACAAAAGCACTATCAGGCGAATCGCGGTAATCAGGCACTGACTCAAACCACGGTATTCAATGACGATGATAAAGTCATATTCACGCTTGAAGGGGTTAACGCCAGTTCTTTGGCCTGGCGTCAGGATGGCGAACAGCTGGTTTACAGCCAGCACGGCCAACTGAAAACGCTGGATCTCACGACCCTGACATCCCGGGTGATCGCAGAGGATCTTAAAGGCGCCAGTGAGTTTGCTTATTTTAATGATACCAGCCTGATATTTAGCTGGTCTAAATCGCCTGCTAAAGACACATCTTTGGTGAAGCATTATCAGGGCCTGGAAGATCGCTGGTCCTATGCGCGTACCAACACACAAATTTATTTGCTGGATATTAAAACCGGCATGATCCAGGCACTCACTGAAGGCAAACAAAGCCATACGCTCGAAGATCACGATGCCAAAAGCAATCGTATTCTTACCAGCCGTGCAGTACAGGATTATGCAGCTCCCCCCCACATGTTAACCGAGCTGGTTGAATTCAACCTGACACAGGGCACTGAAACTGTGCTCGGTCAGTACCGCACATTCAATGAAGCCAAATATGGAGCGAAGGGGATCTATGCTGTGGCTGGTCCAGATTTCAAAAATGGCCTCGGCAGAGCGGTTGAAAAAGATCAGCTCACCAATAACTACGATGGCCAGTTATACTGGTTAGATCAGCAAGGCGCCCAGGCAAAAGCGCTAAGTAAAGCCTTTAACCCCGCGATCGGCAGTATAAACGTACTCAGTAACGGCGATGTCATTGCGAAGGTGACGGATGAAGATCGTCAGCAACTGTATCTCTACGATGTCAGCAAAGATCGCTACACGCGTTTGAAAACTGGCTTAGACGTGGTTGAGCGCTTCAGTATTGCTGATAACCGTAAACCAGCACTACTCGTCGCCGGTACACAAGCTTCAGTACCACAACAACTCAAACAGGTTAACATCTATAAGAATCGCGCTCGCACTTTGTGGGACTCAGCCCCACTTGCTTATAGCAACAGCGAGATTGCTAAACTGGAAGAATTTAACTTCACTAATAGTCAGGGCACAGAAATCAAAGGCCGGGTATACCTACCCCACAACCTGGATAAATCTAAACAGTATCCAGCCTTAATTTACTATTACGGCGGCACTTCACCAGTTTCCAGGGCCTTTACAGGACGTTACCCATTTAATCTGTGGGCTGCAAACGGCTATGTGGTTTATGTCTTGCAACCAACAGGGGCGACTGGTTTTGGTCAACGCTTCTCGGCTCAGCATGTCAATGCCTGGGGTGAGCAAACTGCCGATGACATTATCAAAGGCACCCAAGCCTTCCTGACCGAATATCCCTATGTTGATAAAAATCGTTTGGGTAACCTGGGCGCTTCTTATGGCGGCTTCATGACCATGTTACTGACAACGAAAACAGATATGTTCAGTGCATCGATTTCGCATGCTGGTATCTCTAATATTACGTCATACTGGGGACAAGGGTGGTGGGGTTACCTCTATTCGGGTGAAGCGTCAAAGCACAGCTTCCCCTGGAATAACGCCAAATTGTACTCGCAGCATAGCCCTGTCTTTAATGCCGATAAAGTAACAACACCACTGCTGCTGTTACACGGCGATGCCGATGTCAATGTACCAGTCGGAGAGAGCCACACTATGTATACCGCACTGAAGCTACTTGGCCAGGATGTTGAACTGATTGAAATTAAGGGCGCGGATCATCAGATATTTGCTCGCGACCGACGTTTTCAGTGGTGGGACACTATGCTCGCTTATTTTGACAAACACCTGAAAGATCAACCTCAATGGTGGCAACACCTATATGGTAAATAA
- a CDS encoding RNA recognition motif domain-containing protein, producing the protein MNILDRKTLFTVLLLAILSYALGHFVLLNSQVDPALLLALGIIIGGIASAFASSTGNTGSSSISGSVETTTLYVGNLPYRANEQVVRDLFEEKGRVFSVRLLKDKNTGKRRGFGFVEMPQPDALKAINELNESEFQQRTLKVREAKQKQESLTTNDQD; encoded by the coding sequence ATGAATATTCTCGATCGTAAGACACTATTTACTGTGCTTCTCCTGGCAATACTGAGCTATGCGCTCGGGCATTTTGTACTGCTAAATAGTCAAGTAGATCCCGCCCTATTATTGGCGCTAGGCATCATAATTGGAGGTATTGCTTCAGCATTTGCTTCCTCAACAGGAAATACTGGTAGTAGTAGCATCAGTGGTTCGGTAGAAACAACCACACTCTATGTCGGTAATTTACCCTACAGAGCAAATGAACAAGTTGTCCGCGATTTGTTCGAAGAAAAGGGACGAGTTTTTTCGGTTCGTTTGCTTAAAGATAAGAACACAGGTAAACGCCGAGGATTTGGTTTTGTCGAAATGCCGCAACCTGATGCTCTCAAAGCCATCAACGAACTCAATGAATCAGAGTTTCAGCAACGTACGTTAAAAGTCAGAGAAGCGAAACAAAAACAAGAGTCACTGACCACTAACGATCAAGACTGA
- a CDS encoding site-2 protease family protein, whose amino-acid sequence MTRIEFPLAGYQMSVLVNRQEILQVYQDQQRLAHEPIDAQLVQVNVAGHKLQLDRSRLAEGLLAVAVNDEPWQWLEVPIQHNDNKGSWLGLAALGFKLLKSANVVKAALAGASLAGYAWLFSWQFSVMLLACLVIHEYGHIRAMRYFGLKTKGIYLIPFVGGLAVSEDKLTTRWQNVIISLMGPAFGLLASLLAVVLYYVTELEIFAGVAVLSALLNLFNMLPILPLDGGHVLKSISFSMRSWVGLLICLAGILLGAVISYTFGLMLLVFFLVIGTIDILLEWRGRHQAHLIPLDRYGQIVSTALYVVVCVGLIGVMWHFADADSVLLSLPIKVLSN is encoded by the coding sequence ATGACCCGCATTGAGTTTCCCTTAGCAGGCTATCAGATGTCTGTACTAGTGAATCGCCAGGAGATCCTGCAGGTATACCAGGATCAGCAACGACTGGCACATGAACCCATCGACGCACAATTGGTCCAGGTCAATGTTGCCGGACACAAACTTCAACTGGATCGCAGCCGACTAGCCGAGGGGTTGCTGGCGGTGGCAGTCAACGACGAACCCTGGCAGTGGCTCGAGGTGCCAATCCAGCATAATGACAATAAAGGAAGCTGGCTTGGGCTGGCGGCTTTGGGGTTTAAGCTGCTAAAGAGTGCCAATGTGGTTAAAGCGGCACTGGCAGGGGCCTCTTTGGCCGGGTATGCCTGGCTGTTTTCCTGGCAGTTTTCGGTGATGTTGTTAGCGTGTTTGGTGATCCACGAGTACGGCCATATTCGGGCAATGCGCTACTTTGGATTGAAAACCAAAGGGATTTACCTTATCCCATTTGTAGGAGGTTTGGCTGTAAGTGAAGATAAACTAACTACCCGTTGGCAAAATGTCATTATTTCCTTGATGGGGCCCGCTTTTGGCTTACTTGCCTCGCTGCTAGCGGTGGTTCTGTATTATGTGACTGAGCTGGAGATATTCGCTGGTGTAGCTGTGCTGAGTGCATTGCTTAATCTCTTTAATATGTTGCCCATTTTGCCGCTCGATGGGGGGCATGTACTGAAAAGTATCAGCTTTTCTATGCGTTCCTGGGTTGGTCTGCTGATCTGTCTGGCTGGGATTTTGCTGGGTGCGGTGATCAGTTATACCTTTGGTTTGATGCTGCTGGTATTCTTCCTGGTGATAGGCACAATCGATATTTTGCTGGAGTGGCGGGGCCGTCATCAGGCTCATCTCATCCCGCTAGATCGCTATGGTCAGATCGTCTCAACGGCGCTATATGTTGTTGTCTGCGTCGGCTTAATTGGCGTGATGTGGCACTTTGCTGACGCGGATAGTGTATTGCTGAGTCTGCCCATTAAAGTACTATCCAATTAA
- a CDS encoding YifB family Mg chelatase-like AAA ATPase — MSLARILTRAQVGIESPVVTVEVHLSNGLPSFNIVGLPETSVKESKERVRSALHNSNFIFPEQRITVNLAPADLPKQGGRYDLAIAVGILVASGQLNEQATQGCEFYGELALNGEIRAVTAIIPVVMAAKREHHTCYIPEENLGMAQLVEYQQCIAANTLHALWLDLSGQSSLPFKEERIPISSANTLSSTQMDMSDVKGQPMAKRALEIAAAGGHNILFLGPPGTGKSMLAQRMPGIMPNMSIEQALQTAAVYSLTGKQLSLENWRSRPFRAPHHTCSAVALVGGSSNPRPGEISLAHNGVLFLDELPEYERKVLDSLREPMETGQVTISRAAQQVDFPACFQLIAALNPSPTGCHTDKRASPEQVLRYLSKISGPFVDRIDLQIELPRLSTQELQSSKPEVTSEQIRSRVEAAFSTALSRQGKANARLTTREIELYCTLSPDVAQLLARATEKLNLSPRSYHRIIKVARTIADLSHRTEITVPDLKEALSYRAFERLLGQLTYS; from the coding sequence ATGTCATTAGCAAGAATACTCACACGTGCTCAGGTAGGTATTGAGTCTCCTGTTGTCACGGTCGAAGTTCATCTGAGTAACGGCTTACCTAGCTTTAACATAGTGGGCCTGCCGGAAACATCGGTCAAAGAATCTAAAGAGCGTGTGCGCTCAGCACTGCATAACTCGAATTTTATCTTTCCAGAACAACGCATCACAGTGAATTTAGCACCGGCTGATCTGCCTAAGCAAGGCGGTCGCTATGACCTGGCAATAGCAGTAGGCATCCTGGTTGCATCAGGGCAGCTCAATGAACAGGCAACACAAGGGTGTGAATTTTATGGTGAGCTTGCCCTCAATGGGGAGATAAGAGCTGTGACGGCCATCATCCCGGTTGTCATGGCTGCCAAGCGTGAACACCACACCTGTTATATCCCGGAAGAAAACTTGGGTATGGCGCAACTGGTTGAGTATCAGCAGTGCATTGCTGCGAATACACTGCATGCTCTGTGGTTGGATCTGAGTGGTCAATCATCGTTGCCTTTTAAAGAGGAACGTATACCTATTTCTTCCGCTAATACGCTCAGTAGCACGCAGATGGATATGAGTGATGTTAAAGGGCAACCTATGGCTAAGCGTGCACTCGAAATTGCCGCAGCAGGAGGTCATAATATTTTGTTTCTTGGTCCTCCGGGCACAGGTAAATCTATGCTGGCACAGCGTATGCCGGGAATTATGCCAAATATGAGCATAGAACAAGCGTTGCAGACGGCTGCCGTGTATTCTTTAACGGGGAAGCAGCTTAGCCTGGAAAATTGGCGTAGCAGGCCATTCCGTGCACCTCACCATACCTGTTCTGCGGTTGCCCTGGTGGGCGGCTCGTCTAATCCCCGGCCTGGTGAGATATCTTTGGCGCACAATGGGGTACTCTTCTTAGACGAATTGCCTGAATATGAACGTAAGGTGCTGGATTCTCTCAGAGAGCCGATGGAAACGGGACAGGTGACCATTTCGCGTGCTGCACAGCAAGTTGATTTTCCCGCCTGTTTTCAGCTCATCGCTGCACTTAATCCGAGCCCTACCGGCTGCCATACTGATAAACGTGCTTCGCCAGAGCAGGTATTGAGGTACTTAAGTAAAATATCAGGCCCTTTTGTCGACCGGATAGACTTACAGATAGAATTACCCAGACTCAGCACGCAGGAATTGCAATCATCTAAACCGGAAGTGACCAGTGAGCAGATACGTAGCAGAGTCGAGGCGGCGTTTAGCACTGCGTTGAGCCGCCAGGGTAAAGCAAACGCCAGGTTGACGACCCGGGAAATTGAGCTGTATTGTACGCTGTCCCCCGATGTTGCTCAGCTGCTTGCCCGAGCAACAGAGAAGCTGAACCTCTCGCCACGCTCTTATCATCGCATCATCAAGGTAGCCAGAACGATAGCTGACTTGTCACATCGTACGGAAATAACGGTTCCCGACCTGAAAGAAGCACTCAGTTATCGGGCATTTGAGCGTTTATTGGGACAGCTGACATACAGCTAA
- a CDS encoding EAL domain-containing protein codes for MQHQAKHILVVDDSQAILIVMKAILAELEVDYVTTVDSAPQALELVRQTPLHYDAVFTDLNMPDMDGMELIRKLGELRYPGGIVIISEMETRVMDLAANLARQHNTHLIGNISKPVQLNDVDRLLKKLDSFIGNDESEESCVTEDQLLYAISNNEITPFYQPKVHRGSKKIKSVEVLARIVSQQYGETLLPHRFIGVAQDLDLINLVTFQLFEKATKEFQKLRAELNYPFKLAFNLSPVQLNDSGCPDKLALILELNRLEPKEVIIEITENQPIVSSLQLETINRLRLRGFDLSLDDFGTGFTNLQQLKNLPFTEIKLDRSLITYIECDRFSQVLVDSLIDIAQNQQMDIVAEGIERIEELQYLEKYKYSLLMQGYLISRPKALPEFIRWIHSWQRMINSNP; via the coding sequence ATGCAACATCAGGCTAAACACATTCTTGTCGTTGACGATTCACAGGCGATATTGATAGTCATGAAAGCCATACTGGCAGAGCTGGAAGTAGACTATGTAACCACCGTAGACAGTGCACCTCAAGCGCTGGAGCTGGTTCGGCAAACCCCTTTGCACTATGATGCGGTTTTTACCGATCTCAACATGCCTGACATGGACGGTATGGAGCTGATCCGCAAGCTCGGCGAACTGAGATATCCCGGCGGGATTGTCATTATCTCAGAGATGGAAACCCGGGTGATGGATCTGGCTGCAAACCTGGCCAGACAACATAACACCCACCTGATAGGCAATATCTCTAAACCTGTACAACTCAATGACGTAGACAGGCTCCTGAAGAAGCTGGATAGTTTTATTGGCAACGATGAGTCAGAAGAGTCTTGTGTTACAGAGGATCAACTGCTGTATGCGATCAGTAATAACGAAATCACGCCCTTTTATCAGCCCAAAGTCCACCGTGGCAGCAAGAAGATCAAAAGTGTCGAGGTATTAGCGCGCATTGTTTCTCAGCAGTATGGTGAAACCCTACTCCCCCATAGATTTATCGGGGTGGCTCAGGATCTGGACTTGATTAATCTGGTTACTTTTCAGCTGTTTGAAAAAGCCACTAAAGAGTTTCAAAAGCTCAGAGCCGAACTCAATTACCCCTTTAAGCTCGCTTTTAACTTGTCACCTGTGCAACTCAATGACAGTGGCTGTCCTGACAAGCTGGCTCTGATCCTCGAACTCAACCGTCTGGAACCCAAGGAAGTGATTATAGAGATCACCGAAAACCAGCCTATTGTCAGTAGCTTGCAACTTGAAACCATCAACAGGTTAAGGTTAAGAGGTTTCGACCTCTCACTAGATGACTTCGGAACCGGGTTTACTAACCTGCAGCAATTAAAAAACTTGCCCTTTACTGAAATTAAACTGGATCGCTCGCTCATCACCTATATAGAGTGCGACCGTTTTTCTCAGGTGCTGGTCGACAGCCTGATTGATATTGCACAAAATCAACAAATGGACATTGTTGCTGAAGGCATCGAGCGCATTGAAGAATTGCAATATTTGGAGAAATATAAATACAGCTTGCTGATGCAAGGCTATCTGATCAGTCGGCCTAAAGCCTTACCCGAGTTTATTCGCTGGATCCACTCATGGCAGAGAATGATAAATTCAAACCCATAG
- a CDS encoding trimeric intracellular cation channel family protein, translating to MSELYHWFDLLGVMVFAISGTLIAYSKHMDGFGVVVLATVTGIGGGTIRDVILDVPVFWLHDSSYFIAIFSAIAVSIWTLNRQKKIPTLYLQVADAFGLAFFAVMGVQKALDIGMPDTTAVIMGVLTGCFGGVIRDVLAREIPLLLKGELYAITCILGGIVYTQLINFNLSTEVVMLLAMATTLFARLAAMRWGIVLHVFNYKD from the coding sequence ATGTCTGAGCTTTATCACTGGTTTGATTTGTTAGGTGTAATGGTGTTTGCCATATCAGGTACCTTAATTGCTTATAGTAAGCATATGGATGGATTTGGTGTGGTTGTGTTGGCAACTGTTACCGGTATAGGGGGCGGGACTATAAGAGATGTGATCCTCGATGTTCCGGTCTTTTGGTTGCATGATTCAAGCTATTTTATCGCTATCTTTTCAGCGATAGCAGTTAGTATCTGGACGCTGAACCGGCAAAAGAAGATCCCCACATTGTATCTGCAAGTTGCTGATGCATTTGGGTTGGCTTTCTTTGCTGTTATGGGGGTCCAAAAAGCGCTGGATATTGGTATGCCAGATACAACTGCTGTGATTATGGGCGTTTTGACAGGGTGCTTTGGTGGTGTGATCCGGGATGTGCTGGCCAGAGAAATTCCGCTTTTACTTAAGGGCGAGTTATACGCTATCACCTGTATTTTGGGCGGGATAGTTTATACTCAACTCATAAACTTTAATTTATCAACAGAAGTTGTCATGTTGCTGGCGATGGCCACCACGTTGTTTGCCCGACTGGCAGCTATGCGTTGGGGCATTGTGTTGCACGTCTTTAATTACAAAGATTAA